In one window of Notolabrus celidotus isolate fNotCel1 chromosome 15, fNotCel1.pri, whole genome shotgun sequence DNA:
- the sept2 gene encoding septin-2 isoform X1, giving the protein MSQADKMKQGQFNNPETPGYVGFANLPNQVHRKSVKKGFEFTLMVVGESGLGKSTLINSLFLTDLYPERVIPGAAEKIERTVQIEASTVEIEERGVKLRLTVVDTPGYGDAINSQDCFSTIISYIDDQFERYLHDESGLNRRHIVDNRVHCCFYFISPLGHGLKPLDVQFMKAIHNKVNVVPVIAKADTLTLKERERLKRRILDEIDEHGIKIYHLPDAESDEDEDFKEQTRILKASIPFAVVGSNQQIEAKGKKVRGRLYPWGVVEVENPEHNDFLKLRIMLITHMQDLQEVTQDLHYENFRSDRLKRGGRLSSHGYVLPLSPAKGPEPEEMDKDMILQEKEAELRRMQEMIAKMQAQMQKQGDGEGEGQHV; this is encoded by the exons CAGGGACAGTTCAACAATCCTGAGACTCCAGGGTATGTTGGATTTGCTAACCTGCCAAATCAGGTTCATCGCAAGTCAGTAAAGAAAGGATTTGAGTTTACACTGATGGTTGTAG GTGAATCTGGACTTGGAAAATCCACCTTGATCAACAGCCTCTTCCTCACTGACCTTTACCCCGAGAGAGTCATCCCTGGAGCAGCAG AAAAGATAGAGAGAACGGTTCAGATCGAGGCATCAACGGTAGAAATCGAGGAGCGAGGAGTGAAGCTTCGTCTCACTGTGGTAGACACACCAGGATACGGAGACGCCATCAACAGCCAAGACTG TTTCAGCACCATCATCAGCTACATCGATGACCAGTTCGAGCGCTACCTTCACGATGAGAGCGGGCTGAATCGCAGACACATAGTTGACAATAGAGTTCACTGCTGCTTCTATTTTATCTCCCCGCTCGGCCATGG ACTCAAACCCCTGGATGTTCAGTTCATGAAGGCCATTCACAATAAGGTCAACGTGGTTCCTGTCATCGCCAAGGCAGACACGCTCACCctcaaagagagggagaggctcAAGCGCAGG ATTCTGGATGAGATCGACGAGCATGGCATCAAGATTTACCACCTTCCTGATGCTGAgtcagatgaagatgaggacTTCAAAGAGCAGACCAGGATCCTTAAG GCCAGCATCCCATTTGCAGTGGTGGGATCCAACCAGCAGATTGAGGCCAAGGGGAAGAAAGTGAGGGGCCGCCTGTACCCCTGGggggtggtggaggtggagaaTCCAGAACACAATGATTTCCTCAAGCTGCGGATCATGCTGAT AACCCACATGCAGGACCTGCAGGAAGTGACCCAGGACCTCCATTACGAGAACTTCCGCTCGGACCGCCTCAAGCGGGGTGGCAGGTTGTCTTCCCACGGTTACGTtctgcctctgtctcctgc AAAGGGACCAGAGCCGGAGGAGATGGACAAGGACATGATCCTGCAGGAGAAGGAGGCTGAG TTGAGACGAATGCAGGAGATGATTGCCAAGATGCAGGCCCAGATGCAGAAGCAGGGagacggagagggagagggCCAACATGTGTGA
- the sept2 gene encoding septin-2 isoform X2, with protein sequence MSQADKMKQGQFNNPETPGYVGFANLPNQVHRKSVKKGFEFTLMVVGESGLGKSTLINSLFLTDLYPERVIPGAAEKIERTVQIEASTVEIEERGVKLRLTVVDTPGYGDAINSQDCFSTIISYIDDQFERYLHDESGLNRRHIVDNRVHCCFYFISPLGHGLKPLDVQFMKAIHNKVNVVPVIAKADTLTLKERERLKRRILDEIDEHGIKIYHLPDAESDEDEDFKEQTRILKASIPFAVVGSNQQIEAKGKKVRGRLYPWGVVEVENPEHNDFLKLRIMLITHMQDLQEVTQDLHYENFRSDRLKRGGRKGPEPEEMDKDMILQEKEAELRRMQEMIAKMQAQMQKQGDGEGEGQHV encoded by the exons CAGGGACAGTTCAACAATCCTGAGACTCCAGGGTATGTTGGATTTGCTAACCTGCCAAATCAGGTTCATCGCAAGTCAGTAAAGAAAGGATTTGAGTTTACACTGATGGTTGTAG GTGAATCTGGACTTGGAAAATCCACCTTGATCAACAGCCTCTTCCTCACTGACCTTTACCCCGAGAGAGTCATCCCTGGAGCAGCAG AAAAGATAGAGAGAACGGTTCAGATCGAGGCATCAACGGTAGAAATCGAGGAGCGAGGAGTGAAGCTTCGTCTCACTGTGGTAGACACACCAGGATACGGAGACGCCATCAACAGCCAAGACTG TTTCAGCACCATCATCAGCTACATCGATGACCAGTTCGAGCGCTACCTTCACGATGAGAGCGGGCTGAATCGCAGACACATAGTTGACAATAGAGTTCACTGCTGCTTCTATTTTATCTCCCCGCTCGGCCATGG ACTCAAACCCCTGGATGTTCAGTTCATGAAGGCCATTCACAATAAGGTCAACGTGGTTCCTGTCATCGCCAAGGCAGACACGCTCACCctcaaagagagggagaggctcAAGCGCAGG ATTCTGGATGAGATCGACGAGCATGGCATCAAGATTTACCACCTTCCTGATGCTGAgtcagatgaagatgaggacTTCAAAGAGCAGACCAGGATCCTTAAG GCCAGCATCCCATTTGCAGTGGTGGGATCCAACCAGCAGATTGAGGCCAAGGGGAAGAAAGTGAGGGGCCGCCTGTACCCCTGGggggtggtggaggtggagaaTCCAGAACACAATGATTTCCTCAAGCTGCGGATCATGCTGAT AACCCACATGCAGGACCTGCAGGAAGTGACCCAGGACCTCCATTACGAGAACTTCCGCTCGGACCGCCTCAAGCGGGGTGGCAG AAAGGGACCAGAGCCGGAGGAGATGGACAAGGACATGATCCTGCAGGAGAAGGAGGCTGAG TTGAGACGAATGCAGGAGATGATTGCCAAGATGCAGGCCCAGATGCAGAAGCAGGGagacggagagggagagggCCAACATGTGTGA